The Acidobacteriota bacterium genome segment CGACCGGGTTTTGTCCCTCATTGCGGCGAGGTCTTGAATCGTCAGTTTTTTCGTCATCGGCCCGAAACCTCTCCCTTGTTCTGAGATGCGGCCCCGATCTCTTCGAGGCCGTTGCGAAGCGCCTGCTGTATCGCTCCGATCGTCGCCGGATCCGCCGGCGTTCCGCCGGCGTCACGCGGCAGGAAACGCGAACTGGAAAACGCGAACGCCCGTCCGTCGCGCCTGTGGCGGTACCGAAATTCGATTCCGGGATGGCCGAAGATGAGTATCATCAATGTTTCGGCCATTTTTGTCAAGGGTTGGCGGTCGATATGGGAATGGCGGAAGCGGGCGGTGATTTGCGTTCCCCGGCCCGGCTTCGAGTCGATTTTGATGTCGCCGCCGGCCTGGCGTGCGGCTTGGGCCAGGAGCGGCAATCCCAGGCCCGTCCGTTTGGCGCCGGTTGTGAAAAACGGATCGAGGGCTTGAGCGACGGTCTCTTCGGACATGCCCCGGCCGTTGTCGGCGACCCGAAGAACAAGAAGGTCGCGGGCTGAGTCCTCCCGAACGGAGATGGCGATGCGCGTCGCTCCGGCCGCGGCGGCGTTTTCGGCCAAGTCCATGACGTGGAAGGACAGATCTTCCATCATGTCCGGAGAACCCCCCGCCCCTCGAGGCCGGCCAGAGCCTGCCGGATCTCCCGGATGGAGGGCTCGGCGAGAAGAAAAAGCGTCGACCGGCGGCCGATTTCGTCCGGCTGGTGGGCGTCCGAGGATTGAATGACCGGCAGGCCGGAGGCTTCGTCGAACTCCCCCGCTTTGTCCGGAGATGCGGACTCCAAGGCGTCCAGCCGCAGGTCCGGAGGGATGAATCCGAGTTGGGCGATGATGCCGAAGGCGCTTCTGTCGAAATGGGAGGCGACGGCCAATCCGTTGTGAGCATGAATGAGGTCGACGACCTCCCCGGCCGACAGGGCGGTTGCGCCCATGAGGAAGGCCGGATGGAACCCGGAGACTCCGTCGAATTC includes the following:
- a CDS encoding ATP-binding protein, with amino-acid sequence MMEDLSFHVMDLAENAAAAGATRIAISVREDSARDLLVLRVADNGRGMSEETVAQALDPFFTTGAKRTGLGLPLLAQAARQAGGDIKIDSKPGRGTQITARFRHSHIDRQPLTKMAETLMILIFGHPGIEFRYRHRRDGRAFAFSSSRFLPRDAGGTPADPATIGAIQQALRNGLEEIGAASQNKGEVSGR
- a CDS encoding PHP domain-containing protein codes for the protein MALRRYRADLHIHSCLSPCGEVEMSPRRIVDEARKAGLDIIALCDHNTAANTAAAVRAAAESGLRVFPGIEITSSEEVHILGLFESLEDIRPVETAVASNLPMPDSRKTFVRDQIIADEFDGVSGFHPAFLMGATALSAGEVVDLIHAHNGLAVASHFDRSAFGIIAQLGFIPPDLRLDALESASPDKAGEFDEASGLPVIQSSDAHQPDEIGRRSTLFLLAEPSIREIRQALAGLEGRGVLRT